A window of Flavobacterium flavigenum contains these coding sequences:
- a CDS encoding TIGR01777 family oxidoreductase: MAKNVLLTGGTGFIGKHLTSVLLANGFSVSILSRSPRNNRDQITYYKWNPDQNYIDDEAIISADYIIHLAGEGIVEKRWTAKRKKDILESRIKPVELIYSVLEKKNKSLKAFISASAVGIYGAETSDEICTEDSPHANDFLGTTCQKWEDEVTKIESLGIRSVKIRTGIVLGRNEGFLKKLLPGFKMGFGTILGTGKQYLPWIHIEDLCGIYLKAIEDEELKGSYNATVLDNTTNEILSKTLANALGYAIWLPKVPAFVLKIVLGEMSIAVLTGKRVSAEKIKQKGFHFLFEDLKTALSNCVS; the protein is encoded by the coding sequence ATGGCTAAAAACGTATTACTTACAGGAGGGACGGGATTCATTGGTAAACATCTTACCAGCGTACTACTCGCAAATGGTTTTTCGGTATCCATTTTAAGCAGATCACCCCGAAATAACAGGGATCAAATTACCTATTACAAATGGAATCCTGACCAAAATTATATTGACGATGAAGCTATTATTTCTGCAGATTATATCATTCATCTCGCGGGCGAAGGAATTGTCGAGAAAAGATGGACTGCTAAACGTAAAAAAGACATTTTAGAAAGCCGCATAAAACCTGTCGAACTTATTTATTCGGTTTTAGAAAAAAAGAATAAATCCCTAAAAGCCTTTATTTCTGCTTCAGCAGTTGGGATTTACGGAGCTGAAACATCGGATGAAATTTGTACGGAAGACAGTCCTCACGCCAATGACTTTTTAGGTACTACCTGCCAAAAATGGGAAGATGAAGTAACTAAAATCGAATCTTTAGGCATCAGATCAGTAAAAATCAGGACTGGAATTGTTTTAGGCAGAAACGAAGGCTTCCTTAAAAAACTGCTGCCTGGTTTTAAAATGGGTTTCGGAACCATATTAGGAACAGGTAAACAATATTTGCCCTGGATACACATTGAAGATTTGTGCGGTATCTATTTAAAAGCCATTGAGGATGAAGAACTAAAGGGTTCATATAATGCAACTGTTTTAGATAACACTACAAATGAGATATTATCTAAAACACTTGCAAACGCACTCGGTTATGCTATCTGGTTACCAAAGGTTCCGGCTTTTGTACTTAAAATAGTTCTTGGCGAAATGAGCATTGCTGTACTGACAGGAAAAAGGGTATCAGCTGAAAAAATAAAGCAAAAAGGTTTCCATTTTCTGTTTGAAGACCTGAAAACGGCACTATCAAACTGTGTTTCCTGA
- a CDS encoding YceI family protein yields the protein MKRTIFFILMFTACSIMGQEKISTNKAIINFEATVPCFEEIKAVNKSVMIVLDPKASTFLCTVPMRDFHFKLDLMEQHFNENYLESDRYPKAVFKGKIAKFDLKDIDETEKEYVIKGRLMIRGKYKDIEVKAFLKKVYGGIQIKSDFPIAVADFDIAIPERIASKIAKTVNTELNGIIGNDETMLLTLK from the coding sequence ATGAAAAGAACTATATTTTTTATTTTAATGTTTACTGCCTGTTCAATAATGGGGCAGGAAAAAATTTCTACAAATAAGGCAATAATCAATTTTGAAGCTACTGTACCTTGTTTTGAAGAAATTAAAGCGGTAAACAAATCGGTTATGATTGTTTTAGATCCTAAAGCGAGTACTTTTTTATGTACTGTTCCTATGCGTGATTTTCATTTTAAGCTGGATTTGATGGAACAGCATTTTAATGAAAATTATCTTGAAAGTGATCGGTATCCAAAAGCTGTTTTTAAAGGCAAAATCGCAAAATTTGACTTAAAAGATATTGATGAAACCGAAAAAGAATACGTAATCAAAGGAAGGCTGATGATTCGCGGTAAATACAAAGATATTGAAGTAAAAGCTTTTCTGAAAAAAGTATACGGAGGAATACAAATCAAATCTGATTTCCCAATTGCTGTTGCCGATTTTGATATTGCAATCCCGGAGAGAATCGCTTCTAAAATTGCGAAAACAGTCAATACCGAGCTAAACGGTATTATAGGAAATGATGAAACGATGCTGCTGACTTTAAAATAA
- a CDS encoding VOC family protein has product MVKFGYTILYVEDVEISLAFYENAFGFSRKFITPENDYGELSTGETTISFASKKLASQNLPEGFVESSLEDKPFAIELGFITDNVGELVQKATSLGAVLVSEPKQKPWGQIVAYVRDLNGFLIEICTAVEN; this is encoded by the coding sequence ATGGTAAAGTTTGGCTATACAATTTTATATGTTGAAGATGTGGAGATATCCCTTGCATTTTACGAGAACGCTTTTGGGTTTTCAAGGAAATTTATAACTCCTGAAAATGATTATGGGGAATTAAGCACAGGAGAAACTACAATTTCATTTGCTTCCAAAAAACTGGCTTCACAAAATTTACCTGAAGGTTTTGTTGAAAGCAGCTTAGAAGATAAGCCTTTTGCAATAGAATTAGGTTTTATAACCGATAATGTTGGTGAATTGGTACAAAAGGCAACTTCGTTAGGAGCTGTTTTAGTTTCAGAGCCTAAACAGAAACCATGGGGGCAAATTGTGGCTTATGTGAGGGATCTGAATGGGTTTTTAATTGAAATCTGTACAGCAGTTGAAAATTAA
- a CDS encoding acyl-CoA thioesterase, which produces MTTDFKPVSSSKISISELMLPSHTNFSGKIHGGYILQLLDQIAFACASKFCGNYCVTASVDTVNFLKPIEVGELVTMKASVNYVGRSSMVVGIRVEAEHIQTGVVKHCNSSYFTMVAKDKEGKSVQVPGLILTNLDEVRRFRKCIKQIETKKEIEEHAKEAKVNSIEDLANLDKYNVLVEIG; this is translated from the coding sequence ATGACTACAGATTTTAAACCCGTTTCTTCATCAAAGATTAGTATTTCCGAATTAATGCTTCCGTCGCATACCAATTTTAGCGGCAAAATTCATGGAGGCTATATTTTGCAATTGCTGGATCAGATTGCTTTTGCCTGTGCCTCTAAATTTTGCGGCAATTATTGTGTAACGGCTTCAGTAGATACGGTAAACTTTTTAAAACCTATTGAAGTAGGAGAACTTGTTACCATGAAAGCCTCTGTAAATTATGTCGGAAGAAGCTCTATGGTAGTAGGCATTAGAGTAGAGGCAGAGCATATTCAGACTGGTGTTGTCAAACATTGCAACTCCTCATATTTTACGATGGTTGCCAAAGATAAAGAAGGTAAAAGTGTTCAGGTTCCCGGATTAATTTTAACCAATCTGGATGAAGTGCGCCGTTTCAGAAAATGCATCAAGCAAATTGAAACTAAAAAAGAAATAGAAGAACATGCAAAAGAAGCCAAAGTAAACTCAATTGAAGATTTGGCAAATTTAGACAAGTACAATGTATTGGTAGAGATTGGATAA
- the rmuC gene encoding DNA recombination protein RmuC, translating to MLDILPLLLVFVVAVFLGIYLGRIVSSAKFESQKVSLNEKLSAANSQLLLQKEQFLSEKSSFEKQLHLLNSEKENIRNEKDSLAIQLSKKEVDFENLWERHKEQKAEITALQEKFTKEFENLANKILEEKSAKFTEQNSVNMKNILLPLQDKIQGFEQKVEQTHKESIDYHAALRQQILGLSEMNMQMSKETLNLTKALKGDSKMQGNWGELVLERVLEKSGLEKGREYEVQQSFANADGNRVFPDVVINLPDGKKMIVDSKVSLTAYEKWSNEEDEIFKNEFLKEHVNSLKRHVEQLGSKNYHDLYQIESPDFVLLFVPIEPAFAIALNQDPELYNKAFARNIVIVTPTTLLATLRTIDSMWANQKQQENAFEIARQAGALYDKFEGFVTDLLRIGNKIKDTKTEYENAMNKLVEGRGNLISSVEKLRKMGAKAKKTLPENIIARASNSDENQLVN from the coding sequence ATGTTGGACATTCTTCCGCTTTTATTAGTTTTTGTAGTTGCTGTATTCTTAGGTATTTATTTAGGAAGAATAGTGTCTTCGGCTAAATTTGAATCACAAAAAGTAAGTTTGAATGAAAAACTGAGTGCGGCAAATTCTCAGCTTTTGCTTCAGAAAGAACAATTTTTAAGTGAAAAAAGCAGTTTCGAAAAACAGCTTCATTTATTAAATTCTGAGAAAGAAAATATCCGAAACGAAAAAGACAGCCTGGCAATTCAGCTTTCTAAAAAAGAAGTCGATTTTGAAAATTTGTGGGAGCGTCATAAAGAGCAAAAAGCAGAAATAACAGCTTTACAGGAAAAATTTACCAAAGAATTTGAAAATCTTGCCAATAAAATTCTTGAAGAAAAGTCGGCAAAATTTACTGAGCAAAATTCTGTAAATATGAAAAACATCCTGTTGCCTCTTCAGGATAAAATTCAGGGATTTGAACAAAAAGTAGAACAAACCCATAAAGAAAGTATTGATTACCATGCAGCCCTTCGTCAGCAGATTTTAGGTTTAAGCGAAATGAATATGCAAATGAGCAAAGAAACTTTGAATTTGACAAAAGCGCTGAAAGGCGACAGTAAAATGCAGGGCAATTGGGGAGAGCTGGTTCTGGAACGTGTGCTGGAAAAATCGGGGCTTGAAAAAGGAAGGGAATACGAAGTGCAGCAAAGTTTTGCAAATGCAGATGGAAATCGTGTATTTCCGGATGTGGTAATTAATCTGCCCGATGGAAAAAAAATGATTGTGGATTCAAAAGTTTCTTTAACGGCTTATGAAAAATGGTCAAATGAAGAAGATGAAATCTTTAAAAATGAATTCTTAAAAGAACATGTAAACTCTTTAAAAAGGCATGTGGAACAGCTTGGAAGCAAAAACTACCACGATTTGTACCAGATTGAAAGCCCGGATTTTGTTTTGCTGTTTGTTCCAATAGAACCTGCCTTTGCTATAGCGCTAAACCAAGATCCGGAATTGTACAATAAAGCTTTTGCACGAAATATCGTGATTGTGACACCAACGACTTTACTGGCTACTTTACGCACAATCGACAGTATGTGGGCGAACCAGAAACAACAGGAAAATGCTTTTGAAATTGCACGTCAGGCCGGCGCATTGTATGATAAGTTCGAAGGATTTGTAACGGATTTGCTAAGAATCGGGAACAAAATAAAAGATACCAAAACAGAATATGAAAATGCGATGAACAAACTGGTTGAAGGAAGAGGAAACCTGATTTCCAGTGTTGAAAAACTAAGAAAAATGGGAGCCAAGGCTAAAAAGACACTTCCGGAAAATATTATTGCCAGAGCTTCTAATTCGGATGAAAATCAATTAGTAAATTAA
- a CDS encoding protease complex subunit PrcB family protein, with amino-acid sequence MKKLILSLFIAFGFSACSLNDDLPQDTCGVYTNVSFTGYPLACNYTLKQQFTNPSALIINTQEKLNQYFTQNTTNPCPGSDPNINFANNFLVGIFSGQTTTTGYGIKITSIVENNCQIVVNFYEHGPQTGETTTPGANYPSDYVLIPKTTKPIYFNKTTENKDNIVIGTFGAANDFFQLNDYNILKFLNVTTGNYEFGKYKNTATIKRGEYTLFLKSVPTEILNLKGQTKTYGTPDPANQGGVYFELHQGASTTKIYIDNVDTADQSTEVKAFKKAIKDKILLLKA; translated from the coding sequence ATGAAAAAGTTAATACTAAGCTTATTTATAGCTTTTGGATTCAGTGCCTGCTCGCTGAATGATGATTTACCTCAGGATACTTGTGGCGTATATACGAATGTTTCCTTTACCGGCTATCCTCTTGCTTGTAATTATACTCTTAAACAACAATTTACTAATCCTTCCGCTTTAATTATAAACACACAGGAAAAATTAAACCAGTATTTTACACAAAATACTACTAATCCTTGTCCTGGAAGCGATCCAAATATTAATTTTGCCAATAATTTTCTGGTTGGAATTTTTTCAGGGCAAACAACAACAACAGGTTATGGCATAAAGATTACTTCAATTGTAGAAAACAATTGTCAGATTGTTGTCAATTTTTATGAGCACGGACCACAAACAGGAGAGACAACTACTCCGGGTGCAAACTATCCTTCTGATTATGTTTTGATACCTAAAACGACAAAACCTATCTATTTTAATAAAACTACAGAAAACAAAGACAATATTGTAATTGGAACTTTTGGAGCAGCAAATGACTTTTTCCAGTTAAACGATTATAATATTCTTAAATTCTTAAATGTTACTACCGGAAATTATGAATTTGGTAAGTATAAAAATACTGCTACAATAAAAAGAGGTGAATACACGCTGTTCCTGAAAAGTGTACCAACTGAAATCTTAAACTTAAAAGGTCAGACCAAAACCTATGGAACTCCTGACCCGGCAAATCAGGGCGGTGTTTATTTTGAACTACATCAAGGTGCCAGTACAACAAAAATCTATATTGACAATGTTGATACAGCAGATCAGAGTACAGAAGTAAAAGCATTTAAGAAAGCTATTAAAGACAAAATCTTACTCTTAAAAGCTTAA
- a CDS encoding RNA polymerase sigma factor: MFSPVLYGICLKYMKNEDDAKDVFQEAFVIVFQKIHQYKFEGSFEGWLKRIFINKLIETLNKKKKESFFLDVFDPDTDFVEEEELDIIPIPQEKLLEYIRELPDQYRMVFNLYVFEKMKHREIAEKLKISEGTSKSNLNRAKRILQKRILSIKNFKTA, from the coding sequence TTGTTCTCGCCTGTTTTATATGGTATTTGCTTAAAATATATGAAAAATGAAGACGATGCCAAGGATGTTTTTCAGGAAGCGTTTGTCATTGTTTTTCAAAAAATCCATCAGTATAAATTTGAAGGCAGCTTTGAAGGCTGGCTAAAACGAATCTTCATCAATAAACTAATCGAAACATTAAATAAGAAGAAGAAAGAAAGTTTCTTTTTGGATGTTTTTGATCCTGATACCGATTTTGTAGAGGAAGAAGAATTAGATATTATTCCGATACCCCAGGAAAAGTTACTCGAATATATAAGAGAATTACCAGATCAGTACCGCATGGTTTTTAACTTATATGTTTTTGAAAAAATGAAACACAGAGAAATTGCGGAAAAGCTCAAAATTTCAGAAGGAACTTCGAAATCCAATTTAAACAGGGCGAAACGAATTTTACAAAAAAGAATTTTGAGTATTAAAAATTTTAAAACGGCATGA
- a CDS encoding MepB family protein: MAIHDNWITPKTFPDDLILAKNLLYNCCGFDCSQPFPETESAAYSAYRFSINKKTVCYREAKITPTKTGQFVTLWKRNSSGTIEPFDYLDLIDFIIISVRRENNFGQFIFPKAILLEKGIFSTSAKEGKRAMRVYPPWDITSSKQAQKTQQWQLDYFLEISENDFNVSGAKKIFGIE; encoded by the coding sequence ATGGCAATTCATGACAATTGGATTACTCCAAAAACATTTCCTGATGATTTAATTCTGGCTAAAAATCTTTTATACAACTGCTGCGGTTTCGATTGCAGCCAGCCCTTTCCGGAAACTGAAAGTGCAGCATATAGTGCTTATCGTTTCAGTATCAATAAAAAAACAGTCTGTTACAGGGAAGCTAAAATTACGCCAACAAAAACAGGGCAATTTGTAACTTTATGGAAACGTAATAGCTCCGGAACGATTGAACCATTTGATTATTTGGACCTGATAGATTTTATCATCATAAGTGTCCGAAGAGAAAATAATTTTGGACAATTTATTTTTCCGAAGGCTATTTTATTAGAGAAAGGAATTTTCTCTACCTCAGCCAAAGAAGGAAAAAGAGCCATGAGGGTTTATCCTCCATGGGATATTACTAGCAGCAAACAAGCTCAAAAAACGCAGCAATGGCAGCTGGATTATTTTTTAGAAATATCAGAAAATGATTTTAATGTTTCAGGAGCCAAAAAAATATTTGGGATAGAATAG
- a CDS encoding T9SS-dependent choice-of-anchor J family protein: protein MKKIYTVRHLMAFLSFFYCFSLSLKAQTMPEVKPLPYKQDFKDLTQNPTTYPSGFRAWTVTGSPSANFSTNIVLTDKPIVVGTAAVGTGNVYNYNEKLGFLNTSSADYTIGLAFSTTGMTGIQVQYDAMTIRNPYGLAGSPVSSRVNEMVLQYRVGTTDSFTTLPETVYSNNTVQQITAITDPQNNVVIKTILPAICNNQPVVQIRWISRQVSGAGSRPSFAIDNIDINSDHTAPVNETGFPKSANISSTHFDFLNKLNEIGKTYYVLLAGGSTSPTPAQVKSGVDANGTAALQAGSLTIADPALDYTKNIAGLTLSTAYTVFSVSEDQYGNLQTAVNKVDVTTAVIALPVVTTSVGAVDLGANEINFESASKSYQIQATDLLSDLTVSVTSNFSISKDNVTFASTLTYAAADFASNASQTVYVRFNPNLAGAFTGQITHESTSVIKNLSLAGRGIDPYVQNFDDPNVLSNSGWTQYNVAGTANKWTYTTTARNVNSGTGAVLMNGYSDSGASKDWLISPKLRLDTFDKLPLLSFYSRKFFPGPALKLMVSTNYDGVSSPETATWTEIDGNFPTTTESYVQSQYIDLSAFKTSQTYLAWVYETAIGGGTGNAAEWSFDDYAIVNESGYVASSPVLDFGTVDQNTISTSQSFAFKAKGYGDVTITAPAGYQLSLDNNTFQNSVALTEADAFAGKTLYARFAPTAKEFKIAGPLTVTGTSLNKQVGSLTGSSLPKADTFDVVTYNLEFFGTDVKGTDGKEFGPTDDALQIENVAKVMNKLNADVYVVQEVSDDPSIDALIQKLNVNGKIFDKTISTSWSYSFNAPDPNFPPQKLVVLYNTQTTTVKNTKVLFKDLYDQVRANTVVLPGYPGTDAPDVNDDSFFSSGRLPYLVQIETNIGGVTKEINLIDLHARANSGTDIKKYNQRKYDVEYLKQALDTEYPDANFMILGDFNDDVKASVITPNPSSYEAFVNDTSRYNALTLGISQGGAYSFLSSGGFLDHIIISNELTDEYIPNSIAVYDPRADISNYTTNTSDHGPVIARFELKSDNLGTIDFESQSFAAKLFPNPATDIVNVLVKSNSDKNLKLRFYDINGRLTGNSIDVKAGQEISTTEIPVSHLHSGIYIYTLTDNNKVIFKGKVIKK from the coding sequence ATGAAAAAGATCTACACGGTACGCCATTTAATGGCTTTTTTAAGTTTTTTTTATTGCTTTTCTTTAAGTTTAAAAGCACAGACAATGCCGGAAGTAAAACCACTTCCTTACAAACAGGATTTTAAAGATTTAACTCAAAATCCAACAACTTATCCATCAGGTTTTAGAGCTTGGACAGTTACTGGATCTCCATCAGCAAATTTTAGTACCAATATAGTTTTAACTGATAAACCAATTGTTGTTGGAACCGCAGCTGTTGGTACTGGAAATGTTTATAATTATAATGAGAAGCTGGGATTCTTAAACACAAGTAGTGCAGATTATACAATTGGTCTTGCATTTTCTACAACAGGAATGACAGGAATTCAGGTTCAGTATGATGCGATGACAATTCGTAATCCATATGGACTTGCAGGAAGCCCAGTATCCAGCCGTGTAAACGAAATGGTTCTTCAATATAGAGTAGGTACTACAGATTCTTTTACAACGCTTCCAGAAACAGTTTATAGTAATAATACAGTGCAGCAAATAACTGCCATTACAGATCCTCAAAATAATGTTGTTATCAAAACGATCTTGCCTGCAATATGTAATAATCAACCTGTAGTGCAAATCAGATGGATTTCCAGACAAGTTTCGGGAGCAGGTTCTCGTCCTTCTTTCGCGATTGACAATATTGATATAAACAGCGATCACACAGCGCCGGTAAATGAAACTGGATTTCCAAAATCGGCTAATATATCTTCCACTCATTTTGACTTTTTGAATAAGTTGAATGAGATAGGTAAAACATATTATGTTTTGCTTGCAGGAGGAAGCACATCACCAACTCCAGCTCAGGTTAAATCAGGAGTAGATGCAAACGGAACTGCTGCTTTACAGGCTGGATCTTTAACTATAGCTGATCCTGCATTAGATTACACTAAAAATATTGCTGGTTTAACGCTATCAACGGCTTATACTGTATTTTCTGTTTCTGAAGATCAATATGGAAATTTACAAACAGCAGTAAATAAAGTAGATGTTACAACAGCTGTAATTGCATTACCAGTAGTTACAACCTCTGTAGGTGCTGTTGATTTAGGTGCTAATGAAATAAACTTTGAATCCGCATCTAAAAGTTATCAAATTCAGGCAACAGATCTTCTAAGTGATTTAACGGTTAGTGTTACATCAAATTTTTCAATCTCAAAAGATAATGTAACATTTGCTTCAACGTTGACTTATGCTGCTGCTGATTTTGCTTCAAATGCATCGCAGACAGTTTATGTAAGGTTTAATCCAAATTTAGCAGGGGCTTTTACAGGCCAGATTACACATGAATCTACTTCTGTAATTAAAAATTTATCTTTAGCAGGAAGAGGAATCGATCCTTACGTTCAAAATTTTGATGATCCAAATGTGTTAAGCAACAGTGGATGGACACAGTACAATGTGGCAGGAACTGCGAACAAATGGACATACACTACAACAGCGCGAAATGTAAATTCTGGGACTGGAGCGGTTCTTATGAATGGATATTCGGACAGCGGAGCAAGTAAAGACTGGTTGATTTCGCCAAAATTACGTTTAGATACTTTTGATAAATTACCCTTATTATCTTTTTATTCTCGTAAATTTTTTCCGGGACCAGCTTTAAAATTAATGGTTTCTACCAATTATGATGGGGTAAGCAGTCCAGAAACAGCAACATGGACAGAAATAGATGGTAACTTTCCAACTACAACAGAGTCGTATGTTCAATCTCAGTATATCGATTTATCAGCTTTTAAAACAAGTCAAACTTATTTGGCTTGGGTTTATGAAACGGCAATAGGCGGTGGTACAGGAAATGCTGCTGAATGGTCGTTTGATGATTATGCTATTGTTAATGAGTCAGGTTATGTGGCTTCAAGCCCTGTTTTAGATTTTGGAACTGTAGATCAAAATACTATTTCTACCTCACAATCTTTTGCTTTTAAAGCCAAGGGATATGGAGATGTAACAATTACTGCACCTGCTGGTTATCAGTTATCTTTAGATAATAATACATTCCAAAACAGTGTTGCTTTGACAGAAGCTGATGCTTTTGCTGGAAAAACATTATATGCGAGATTTGCACCGACTGCGAAAGAATTTAAAATTGCAGGCCCGCTGACAGTTACAGGAACTTCATTAAACAAACAAGTAGGTTCTTTAACTGGCTCTTCACTTCCAAAAGCAGATACTTTTGATGTGGTAACCTATAATTTAGAGTTTTTTGGTACTGATGTAAAAGGGACAGACGGTAAGGAATTTGGTCCAACAGATGATGCTTTGCAAATCGAGAATGTGGCAAAGGTGATGAACAAACTGAATGCAGATGTGTATGTAGTTCAGGAGGTATCGGATGATCCGTCAATTGATGCTTTAATACAAAAATTAAATGTCAATGGTAAAATATTCGATAAAACAATTTCTACATCATGGTCCTATTCATTTAATGCACCAGACCCAAATTTTCCTCCTCAAAAATTAGTAGTACTTTATAATACGCAGACCACTACTGTTAAAAATACAAAAGTATTATTTAAAGATTTATACGATCAGGTTAGGGCTAACACTGTAGTTTTACCTGGATATCCAGGTACTGATGCACCAGATGTTAACGACGATAGTTTTTTCTCATCAGGACGTCTTCCTTATTTGGTTCAGATAGAAACTAATATTGGCGGTGTAACAAAAGAAATCAACCTGATTGATCTTCATGCCCGTGCGAACAGCGGAACAGATATAAAAAAGTACAATCAGCGTAAATATGATGTTGAGTATCTGAAACAAGCTTTAGATACGGAATATCCTGATGCAAATTTCATGATTTTAGGAGATTTTAATGATGATGTAAAAGCATCTGTAATTACTCCGAATCCTTCTTCTTATGAGGCGTTTGTAAATGATACAAGCAGATACAATGCGCTTACTTTGGGTATCAGCCAGGGAGGTGCTTACAGCTTTTTGAGTTCGGGAGGCTTTCTAGATCATATTATTATTTCTAATGAGTTGACAGATGAATACATACCAAACTCAATCGCAGTTTATGATCCAAGAGCAGATATTTCAAATTATACCACCAATACTTCAGACCATGGACCTGTAATTGCACGTTTTGAATTAAAATCGGATAATTTAGGTACAATTGATTTTGAAAGCCAAAGTTTCGCAGCCAAATTGTTTCCTAATCCTGCAACAGATATAGTAAATGTTCTTGTAAAAAGCAATTCAGATAAAAATCTGAAATTAAGATTTTATGATATCAACGGGCGTTTGACAGGAAATTCAATTGATGTAAAAGCGGGGCAGGAAATAAGCACGACCGAAATTCCGGTGAGCCATTTGCATTCCGGAATCTATATTTATACTTTGACAGACAATAATAAGGTAATATTTAAAGGCAAGGTTATAAAAAAATAA
- a CDS encoding SDR family NAD(P)-dependent oxidoreductase has product MALLENKVAFVSGGGSGIGRAVAEAYAREGAKVVVSDINVEHGEETVKIIKDNGGEAFFIKGDSSSSVDNKHMVEVAVSKYGRLDIACNNAGMGGPAKPTGEYEPDAWDKVIALNLNGVFYACRYQLEQMEKNGGGNIVNIASIHGQVAAPNSPAYTASKHGVVGLTKNIAAEYAQKNIRCNAVGPGYIETALLKDNLDKSMMNAVAAKAPMNRLGTSEEIAELVVFLSSEKSSFTTGSYIIADGAYTAV; this is encoded by the coding sequence ATGGCACTTTTAGAAAATAAGGTGGCTTTTGTTTCAGGAGGCGGTTCAGGAATTGGACGCGCTGTAGCAGAAGCGTACGCCCGTGAAGGGGCAAAAGTAGTGGTCTCAGATATTAATGTTGAACATGGTGAAGAAACTGTAAAAATTATAAAGGATAACGGAGGAGAAGCTTTTTTTATAAAAGGCGATTCTTCGAGTTCTGTTGATAATAAACATATGGTTGAAGTTGCGGTATCGAAATATGGCCGATTGGATATTGCGTGTAATAATGCCGGAATGGGCGGTCCCGCAAAACCAACTGGGGAATATGAACCGGATGCGTGGGATAAGGTAATTGCCCTTAATTTGAATGGTGTATTTTATGCCTGTCGTTATCAATTAGAACAAATGGAGAAAAATGGTGGGGGCAACATTGTCAACATTGCTTCGATTCACGGACAGGTTGCGGCTCCAAACAGTCCTGCCTACACTGCTTCAAAACATGGCGTTGTAGGATTAACAAAAAACATAGCAGCAGAATACGCTCAAAAAAATATTCGCTGTAATGCAGTAGGGCCTGGATATATCGAAACCGCCCTGTTAAAAGACAATTTAGATAAAAGTATGATGAATGCTGTGGCTGCAAAAGCGCCAATGAATCGTTTAGGTACATCAGAAGAAATTGCAGAGCTGGTTGTATTTCTGAGTTCTGAAAAATCTTCCTTCACTACCGGAAGTTACATAATTGCCGACGGAGCTTATACTGCCGTTTAA
- a CDS encoding pseudouridine synthase, which translates to MHRHFLLFKPYGYLSQFIYELKRKKKLLGELYDFPEGTMAIGRLDEDSEGLLLLTTDGMVSEIVRSKKVEKEYYVQVDGIITPEAIEQLQKGVEIGFEGGKYKTKPCNAFIVTEIPDFGPRAKKIRDERHGPTSWASITISEGKFRQVRKMTAAVGFPTLRLVRVRIGNVYLQNLKAGEVLEVPDFELENL; encoded by the coding sequence ATGCACAGACACTTCCTTCTTTTTAAACCTTATGGTTACCTCAGCCAGTTTATTTATGAATTGAAAAGAAAGAAAAAGCTTTTAGGTGAATTATACGATTTCCCCGAAGGAACAATGGCGATAGGAAGACTGGATGAAGACTCTGAAGGACTGCTTCTACTCACTACTGACGGAATGGTAAGCGAAATAGTCAGAAGCAAAAAAGTCGAAAAGGAATATTATGTTCAGGTTGACGGAATCATAACTCCTGAAGCCATTGAGCAACTACAAAAAGGCGTAGAAATAGGTTTTGAAGGCGGCAAATACAAAACCAAACCCTGCAATGCATTTATTGTTACTGAAATTCCTGATTTCGGTCCGCGTGCAAAAAAAATCAGGGATGAACGTCATGGTCCAACTTCATGGGCTTCCATAACGATTAGCGAAGGAAAGTTTCGGCAGGTTCGAAAAATGACTGCAGCAGTTGGTTTTCCAACTTTAAGACTTGTAAGGGTTCGAATAGGAAATGTATATTTGCAAAACTTAAAAGCGGGGGAAGTACTTGAAGTTCCCGATTTCGAATTAGAAAATTTATAA